Proteins encoded within one genomic window of Bacillus sp. F19:
- the tyrS gene encoding tyrosine--tRNA ligase, translating to MSELLNDLQFRGLINQMTDEEGLRKLLEEESVKLYSGFDPTADSLHIGHLLPILTLRRFQQAGHRPIALVGGATGLIGDPSGKKAERTLNTSDIVQEWTNKIKDQLSRFLDFDPLSENPATLANNFDWIGSMDLITFLRDVGKNFGINYMLAKDTVSSRIESGISYTEFSYMILQSYDFLNLYRSAGCKLQIGGSDQWGNITAGLELIRKSEGNSKAFGLTVPLVTKSDGTKFGKTEGGAIWLDKEKTTPYEFYQFWINTDDRDVIKYIKFFTFLSHEEITALEQELTNAPEKRAAQKALAEDMTKLVHGEESLEQAIKISQAFFSGNIKELTGEEIEQGFKDVPAFTAEEAEIGLIDLLVNAKISPSKRQAREDVSNGAVYINGERIQETDKVLGADDRIDGKFTVIRRGKKKYTLIQYKN from the coding sequence ATGAGTGAATTATTGAATGATTTGCAGTTCAGAGGATTAATTAATCAAATGACAGACGAAGAAGGTCTGAGAAAGTTGTTAGAAGAGGAATCAGTAAAATTATATTCTGGTTTCGATCCTACGGCAGACAGCCTGCACATCGGGCATTTACTTCCGATATTAACTCTTCGCCGCTTTCAGCAGGCAGGACACCGCCCAATTGCCTTAGTCGGCGGAGCAACTGGCTTAATTGGCGACCCAAGCGGTAAGAAAGCAGAAAGGACGCTTAATACTTCTGATATTGTGCAGGAGTGGACAAACAAAATTAAAGATCAGCTTTCCCGTTTCCTTGATTTTGATCCCTTAAGTGAAAATCCTGCTACTCTAGCCAACAACTTTGACTGGATCGGATCTATGGATTTGATCACATTCCTAAGGGATGTAGGAAAAAATTTCGGTATTAATTACATGCTTGCAAAGGATACGGTGTCTTCAAGAATTGAATCAGGAATTTCCTACACAGAGTTCAGCTACATGATTCTGCAGTCATATGACTTTTTAAATTTATACAGATCAGCTGGCTGCAAGCTTCAAATTGGAGGAAGCGATCAGTGGGGAAATATTACGGCTGGACTTGAGCTGATCCGAAAATCTGAGGGAAATTCAAAAGCATTTGGATTAACAGTTCCATTGGTTACAAAATCAGACGGTACAAAATTCGGTAAAACAGAAGGCGGAGCTATCTGGCTCGATAAAGAAAAAACGACTCCTTATGAGTTCTACCAGTTCTGGATCAATACAGATGACCGCGATGTCATCAAATACATCAAGTTCTTTACATTCCTTTCCCATGAAGAGATTACGGCACTTGAACAGGAACTGACAAATGCACCAGAAAAACGCGCTGCACAAAAAGCACTTGCCGAGGATATGACAAAGTTAGTACACGGAGAAGAATCTTTGGAGCAAGCAATCAAAATCTCTCAGGCTTTTTTCAGCGGAAACATAAAAGAGCTGACTGGGGAGGAGATTGAGCAGGGCTTTAAAGATGTACCTGCATTTACAGCAGAAGAAGCAGAAATCGGCTTAATCGACCTGCTTGTCAATGCAAAAATCTCTCCCTCAAAACGCCAGGCACGAGAAGATGTTTCAAATGGAGCGGTATACATCAATGGCGAGCGAATTCAGGAGACGGACAAAGTCCTTGGAGCAGACGACCGCATTGACGGAAAATTCACTGTTATCCGCAGAGGGAAGAAGAAGTACACGTTAATTCAATACAAGAACTGA
- a CDS encoding GntR family transcriptional regulator — protein MQKIAEDLLFIELNERIPKVGDFSERFNVGRGTVQTALKYLEQTGSISLEPKGHMGTFLRKKNIPSLFKYCGAERMTGVMPLPYSKKYEGLASGLTSQFEENQLNLSIAFMRGAKLRIDEVSKGRYDFALVSKFSAAEALKQDPDLSIALAFGSHTYVSKHAVFFSEKGNLEIKDGMKVGIDHNSTDQKILVKAETNEKQVEFVELNYMHLLQHLRAKTIDATIWNIDEIDSGLYHTIPLSSEIAKKEELNIGEAVCVIRKENKKAEYILQHLDLHEIKRIQTLVEKGDYIPKY, from the coding sequence TTGCAGAAGATAGCAGAGGATCTATTATTTATTGAACTGAATGAGCGGATACCAAAAGTAGGAGATTTTTCAGAAAGGTTTAATGTTGGCAGGGGAACAGTACAGACAGCCCTGAAATATCTTGAGCAAACCGGCAGCATTAGTCTTGAACCTAAAGGACATATGGGTACCTTTTTAAGGAAGAAAAATATCCCCTCTTTGTTCAAGTATTGCGGTGCTGAAAGAATGACCGGAGTGATGCCTTTGCCGTATTCCAAAAAATATGAAGGGCTGGCATCCGGCCTTACGTCTCAATTTGAGGAAAACCAATTGAATTTAAGCATTGCTTTCATGAGAGGGGCTAAACTGAGAATTGATGAAGTGAGCAAAGGGAGATACGACTTTGCCCTTGTTTCCAAATTCTCAGCAGCAGAAGCATTGAAACAGGACCCGGATCTTTCTATCGCTCTCGCTTTCGGGAGCCATACGTATGTTTCAAAGCACGCGGTATTCTTTTCCGAAAAGGGGAATCTTGAAATCAAAGATGGCATGAAGGTAGGAATTGACCATAATTCAACCGATCAAAAAATTCTCGTTAAAGCGGAAACAAATGAAAAACAGGTAGAGTTTGTTGAGCTCAATTACATGCATCTTCTACAGCATTTAAGAGCGAAAACGATTGATGCGACCATTTGGAACATTGATGAAATTGACAGCGGGTTATACCATACGATACCGCTTTCCTCTGAAATAGCAAAAAAAGAAGAGTTGAATATAGGTGAAGCTGTCTGCGTCATTAGAAAAGAAAACAAAAAGGCGGAGTATATTCTGCAGCATTTGGATTTACATGAGATTAAAAGAATACAAACACTGGTGGAAAAAGGGGATTACATTCCGAAATACTAA
- a CDS encoding DUF2620 domain-containing protein produces the protein MKIVVGGQVEKKEIESLVKKYGGEQVEVTVKADLEAAMLLKSGGADYYVGACHTGGGGALAMAIALLGKPKCATISMPGKTPLKENVQLAVDQGAIAFGFTGDHKEKAVEYLMEALLKNK, from the coding sequence ATGAAAATTGTAGTAGGCGGTCAGGTAGAGAAAAAAGAGATTGAGAGTTTAGTTAAGAAATACGGAGGAGAGCAGGTAGAAGTAACCGTGAAAGCTGATTTAGAAGCGGCGATGCTGCTGAAATCAGGGGGAGCGGATTATTACGTCGGCGCCTGCCATACCGGAGGAGGTGGAGCTTTGGCTATGGCAATAGCGCTGCTTGGAAAACCAAAGTGCGCAACCATCTCTATGCCCGGCAAGACGCCGCTAAAAGAAAACGTGCAGTTAGCAGTCGATCAGGGGGCAATAGCTTTTGGATTTACTGGGGATCACAAGGAGAAAGCTGTTGAGTATTTAATGGAGGCTTTATTAAAAAACAAATAG
- a CDS encoding GNAT family N-acetyltransferase — MEHPKTYNAKEIKTPYGPLIIEGPIKAEKLAGLEFHHELVAFRQPEQQHKALIEIAALPEGRIIIARNRHTIVGYVTYLYPDPLERWSEGKMKNLIELGAIEVIPEYRGYSAGKNLLMVSMMDDAMEDYITITTEYYWHWDLKGTGLNVWEYRKVMEKMMNAGGLEWYATDEPEISSHPANCLMAKIGKRVDQDSIQQFDQLRFKNRFMY, encoded by the coding sequence ATGGAACATCCTAAAACTTATAACGCAAAAGAGATTAAAACTCCTTATGGGCCGCTTATTATAGAAGGTCCCATAAAAGCCGAGAAACTGGCAGGTCTTGAATTTCATCATGAGCTGGTAGCTTTCAGACAGCCTGAGCAGCAGCACAAAGCTTTAATTGAGATAGCTGCTCTGCCAGAAGGACGAATTATTATAGCCAGAAATCGCCATACCATCGTCGGGTATGTTACATATTTATATCCAGATCCACTGGAAAGATGGTCAGAAGGCAAGATGAAAAACCTGATTGAACTTGGCGCAATCGAGGTGATTCCTGAATACCGGGGCTATTCTGCCGGAAAAAATCTCCTGATGGTTTCCATGATGGATGATGCAATGGAAGATTATATTACCATTACAACAGAGTACTATTGGCACTGGGATTTAAAAGGTACAGGCCTTAATGTGTGGGAATACCGGAAAGTGATGGAGAAAATGATGAATGCCGGCGGCTTGGAGTGGTATGCAACAGATGAGCCCGAAATCAGCTCCCACCCAGCAAATTGCCTGATGGCTAAAATCGGAAAAAGAGTGGATCAGGATTCAATTCAGCAGTTCGATCAGCTCAGATTTAAAAACCGGTTTATGTACTGA
- a CDS encoding acetoin utilization AcuB family protein, with amino-acid sequence MIVEQIMKKDIVTLTPDATIAEAIKKMAEHRIRHIPIVAENDLLAGIVSDRDIKDASPSIFQLSENKEALNIPLKSIMKTDVITGHPLDFVEEISSIFYEHKIGCLPIIKHGKLVGIITETDLLHTFVQLTGANQPGSQIEVKVPNVAGMLSEVSDVFRKSKVNISSVLVYPDKDERFKVLVFRVQTMNPMALIEELDKEGYTVLWPNIPGISS; translated from the coding sequence ATGATAGTTGAACAAATCATGAAGAAAGATATTGTGACACTCACACCTGATGCAACAATTGCAGAAGCAATTAAAAAAATGGCTGAACACAGGATTCGCCATATCCCGATTGTAGCTGAAAATGACCTCCTTGCCGGGATTGTCTCGGACCGGGACATTAAAGATGCAAGTCCTTCCATCTTTCAGCTGAGTGAAAATAAAGAAGCCTTGAATATACCTTTAAAATCAATCATGAAAACAGATGTCATTACAGGTCATCCTCTTGATTTTGTCGAGGAGATTTCCTCTATTTTTTATGAGCACAAAATTGGATGCCTGCCTATTATTAAGCATGGAAAATTAGTAGGGATTATAACAGAAACTGATTTGCTGCATACCTTTGTTCAGCTGACAGGGGCCAATCAGCCCGGCTCCCAAATCGAGGTAAAGGTTCCAAACGTGGCGGGCATGCTTTCTGAGGTGTCTGATGTTTTCAGAAAAAGCAAAGTAAACATTTCCAGTGTTCTTGTTTATCCTGACAAAGACGAACGGTTCAAAGTTCTTGTATTCAGAGTGCAGACCATGAATCCCATGGCATTGATTGAGGAGCTTGATAAAGAAGGATATACCGTATTATGGCCTAACATCCCGGGGATTTCATCATGA
- a CDS encoding PRD domain-containing protein, with translation MKELFERLQILKSTDAITENAQIICHKTIDAYLSQTEAANYQMLITHLAMAVTRVERNEPLNAPPSSIMAEIYNSPNLEEAQRRVKWIETECSITIPKEEKEFLYMHFVTALTA, from the coding sequence ATGAAAGAACTGTTTGAAAGACTCCAAATACTAAAATCAACGGATGCCATTACAGAAAATGCTCAAATCATCTGCCATAAAACGATTGATGCATATTTGTCTCAAACGGAAGCTGCTAACTATCAAATGCTCATTACTCATTTGGCCATGGCAGTGACAAGGGTGGAGAGAAATGAACCGCTGAATGCTCCGCCATCATCGATTATGGCGGAAATATATAATTCTCCAAATCTTGAAGAAGCGCAAAGACGAGTCAAATGGATTGAAACTGAATGCAGCATCACCATACCAAAAGAAGAAAAAGAATTTCTATATATGCACTTTGTAACAGCATTAACAGCATAA
- the acsA gene encoding acetate--CoA ligase — protein MKLEALPAAKGNHNLEDYAKAYENFDWAEAEKHLSWSETGRINAAYEAIDKHAESFRKNKVALYYRDPEREEKYTFKEMKDHSNKAGNILRQCADVEKGDRVFVFMPRTPELYFTVLGAIKLGAIVGPLFEAFMEGAVSDRLKDSEAKVIVTTPELLERVPFNDLPALKHVVLVGDNVHEDGPYIDFLTRMKTASKKLEIEWVEKTDGLLLHYTSGSTGKPKGVLHVHQAMIQHYQTGSWVLDLKEDDVYWCTADPGWVTGTVYGIFGPWLHGASNVIVGGRFKPEQWYETIQNYGVTVWYSAPTAFRMLMGAGDELVKQFDLSSLRHILSVGEPLNPEVVRWGMKVFANRIHDTWWMTETGAQVICNYPSMEIKPGSMGKPIPGVQAAIVDDQGNEVPPYRMGNLAIKKGWPSMMHTIWNNKEKYESYFMPGDWYVSGDSAYKDEDGYFWFQGRIDDVIMTSGERVGPFEVESKLVEHPAIAEAGVIGKPDPVRGEIIKAFVALRDGYEATDDLKEEIRSFVKKGLAAHAAPREIEFRDKLPKTRSGKIMRRVLKAWELDLPTGDLSTMED, from the coding sequence ATGAAGTTGGAAGCGCTGCCAGCAGCAAAGGGGAACCACAATCTAGAAGACTATGCTAAAGCCTACGAAAATTTTGATTGGGCAGAAGCAGAAAAGCATTTATCGTGGTCTGAAACAGGAAGAATTAATGCTGCATACGAAGCAATTGACAAACATGCAGAATCATTCCGGAAGAACAAGGTTGCCTTATATTACCGTGACCCTGAAAGAGAAGAAAAGTATACGTTTAAAGAGATGAAAGATCACTCAAATAAAGCAGGAAACATTCTTCGTCAATGTGCAGACGTAGAAAAAGGCGACCGTGTATTCGTCTTTATGCCAAGAACTCCGGAATTGTATTTTACGGTGCTTGGAGCAATTAAGCTGGGTGCCATTGTCGGTCCTTTATTTGAGGCGTTTATGGAGGGAGCAGTGAGCGACCGCCTGAAGGACAGCGAGGCGAAAGTCATTGTCACAACTCCAGAGCTTCTGGAAAGAGTTCCATTTAATGATCTGCCTGCTCTAAAGCATGTTGTTCTCGTAGGGGACAATGTTCATGAAGATGGTCCATACATAGATTTCTTAACAAGAATGAAGACAGCAAGCAAAAAGCTTGAAATAGAATGGGTAGAAAAAACAGATGGCCTGCTGCTGCATTATACATCCGGTTCCACAGGCAAGCCGAAAGGTGTTCTGCATGTTCATCAGGCAATGATCCAGCATTATCAGACCGGCAGCTGGGTTCTTGATTTAAAAGAAGATGATGTTTATTGGTGTACAGCTGATCCAGGCTGGGTCACAGGGACCGTTTACGGCATCTTTGGACCTTGGCTGCACGGAGCATCGAACGTCATCGTAGGGGGCAGATTTAAGCCTGAACAATGGTATGAAACGATCCAGAATTACGGAGTAACGGTATGGTACAGTGCACCAACGGCATTCCGCATGCTTATGGGTGCGGGGGATGAGCTGGTGAAACAGTTTGACCTTAGTTCATTGAGACACATCTTGAGCGTTGGTGAACCATTAAATCCTGAAGTTGTCAGATGGGGGATGAAAGTCTTTGCCAATCGTATTCATGATACATGGTGGATGACAGAAACGGGTGCACAGGTAATCTGCAACTATCCATCTATGGAAATCAAGCCGGGTTCTATGGGGAAACCAATTCCAGGCGTTCAGGCTGCGATTGTTGATGACCAGGGCAATGAAGTTCCGCCATACCGCATGGGGAATCTGGCCATTAAAAAAGGCTGGCCTTCCATGATGCATACAATCTGGAACAACAAAGAAAAGTACGAGTCTTATTTTATGCCTGGGGACTGGTATGTTTCGGGTGACTCAGCGTACAAGGATGAAGACGGCTACTTCTGGTTCCAGGGAAGAATTGATGATGTAATCATGACATCAGGCGAGCGCGTCGGACCATTTGAGGTCGAAAGCAAGCTTGTTGAACATCCTGCCATTGCCGAAGCTGGTGTAATCGGCAAACCAGATCCAGTCCGCGGGGAAATTATTAAAGCATTTGTTGCGCTTCGGGATGGGTACGAAGCAACAGATGATCTCAAAGAGGAAATTCGCAGCTTTGTTAAAAAGGGACTTGCTGCTCACGCTGCTCCGCGTGAAATTGAATTCCGCGATAAACTGCCAAAAACTCGAAGCGGAAAAATTATGCGCCGCGTCTTAAAAGCGTGGGAGCTCGACTTGCCGACTGGCGATTTGTCGACAATGGAAGATTAA
- a CDS encoding transglycosylase domain-containing protein — MDKLKTWYSKFMPYKYKTVKGFNITYGVVWNLMLIFLVIGLIAASFGGGLGAGYFASLVKDEPLRTYSSMKKDIYNYEETSQIYFSDSVYLGKLRADIERQEVKIDEISKHVKNAVIATEDEFFYEHDGVVPKAIMRALFQEVTNSSNRSGGSTLTQQLIKNQILTDEVSFDRKAKEILLALRLERFFEKEEILEAYLNVADLGRNASGQNIAGVQAAAQGIFGVDAKNLTLPQSAFIAGLPQSPFGYTPFTNRGEIKENLDAGTSRMKTVLRRMYAKGFISQKEYEEAVKFDLRKSLAKAKPSSIEQYPWLTYEIEERAVDIILTQLAEKDGHKMDELKKNKELYAEYKALADRNLRQNGYKIHTTIQKDIYDKMKTIAESYEYYGSDKTEVKIDKDTGKKIQVQEPVEVGAVLIENKTGKIISFVGGRNHKREQVNHATDTPRSNGSTMKPLLAYAPAMETGAIQPGSVLADVPLQIGEWNPKNFDGRFHGFTSARYALEKSYNIPAIKSYLKVMDQNPLNYLKKMGVTTISKNDGGPATSIGGLTNGITVEENVNAYATFANGGKFIDAYLIEKIETKSGEVIYQHKSKAVDVFTPQTSYLTIDMMRDVIKQGTGTAAKNYLSFSADWAGKTGTSQEYKDIWFVGTNPNVSFGTWMGYDTPKSVEKDYKGMSYSRRNILLWSKLMNAAHEVNPGLIAPKETFKMPAGIVQKSYCALSGDLPSAMCQQAGLVATDLFNAKFVPTKTDDSLTSGKYVYVKDRAYQVPPSAPSEFVQQGVMLKKEILQKHNLSSFSDLKELLPNKTNWGNIVVTDGNQIRDNGSAPSQVSGVRISGGRLSWNTNGDSDVIGYRVYAAGNFSKNFRKVASIPASKNLSASIGGSPAAYYVAAVDVAGKESPASATVTSGSYQAQKPATKPADPKPKDPKPAVQKPADPMPPEKPADTGEQTPPEEKPNG; from the coding sequence ATGGATAAACTCAAAACTTGGTACAGCAAATTTATGCCTTACAAATATAAAACAGTAAAAGGGTTTAACATTACATACGGGGTCGTCTGGAACCTGATGCTGATCTTTCTTGTCATCGGTTTAATTGCCGCATCATTTGGCGGCGGACTCGGCGCAGGGTACTTTGCATCATTGGTTAAGGATGAACCTCTCCGCACTTATAGTTCCATGAAAAAAGATATTTATAATTACGAAGAAACCTCGCAGATTTATTTTTCTGATTCGGTGTATTTAGGAAAGCTCCGTGCAGATATTGAAAGACAGGAAGTAAAGATTGATGAAATTTCAAAGCATGTAAAGAATGCCGTAATTGCTACAGAGGATGAATTTTTTTATGAGCATGACGGGGTTGTTCCTAAAGCGATTATGCGCGCCCTTTTTCAGGAAGTGACAAATTCCTCTAATCGTTCTGGGGGAAGTACACTTACACAGCAGCTGATCAAAAATCAAATTCTAACAGATGAAGTTTCTTTTGACCGCAAAGCAAAAGAAATCCTGCTTGCTCTCCGCCTTGAGCGCTTCTTTGAAAAAGAGGAAATCCTGGAGGCTTATCTGAATGTAGCTGATCTGGGCAGAAATGCTTCCGGCCAAAATATAGCGGGAGTTCAGGCCGCTGCACAAGGTATTTTCGGTGTGGATGCGAAGAATTTAACTCTTCCTCAATCTGCTTTTATTGCAGGTCTGCCACAGAGTCCATTCGGCTATACCCCGTTTACAAACAGGGGAGAAATAAAGGAAAACCTAGATGCAGGAACGTCCAGGATGAAAACTGTTCTTAGACGCATGTATGCAAAAGGCTTCATCTCGCAAAAAGAATACGAAGAAGCAGTCAAATTTGATTTAAGGAAAAGTCTGGCCAAAGCCAAGCCTTCCTCCATAGAACAATATCCATGGCTCACTTACGAAATTGAAGAACGCGCCGTTGATATCATCTTAACGCAGCTGGCTGAAAAAGACGGCCACAAAATGGACGAACTGAAAAAAAATAAAGAATTGTACGCAGAATACAAAGCCCTTGCTGACCGGAACTTACGTCAAAACGGCTATAAAATTCATACAACCATTCAAAAAGATATTTATGACAAAATGAAAACCATTGCTGAATCGTATGAATACTACGGCAGCGATAAGACGGAAGTGAAGATAGACAAAGATACCGGGAAGAAAATACAGGTCCAGGAGCCCGTTGAGGTTGGAGCTGTTTTAATTGAGAATAAGACAGGGAAAATCATCAGCTTCGTCGGAGGAAGAAATCATAAAAGAGAACAAGTCAATCATGCGACAGATACTCCCCGATCAAACGGATCGACGATGAAGCCCCTGCTTGCTTATGCTCCTGCAATGGAAACCGGCGCCATCCAGCCAGGTTCGGTACTTGCAGATGTACCGCTGCAAATCGGCGAATGGAACCCTAAAAATTTCGATGGCCGCTTCCATGGATTTACAAGCGCCCGTTATGCACTTGAAAAGTCATATAATATACCTGCCATTAAGTCGTACTTAAAAGTGATGGATCAAAATCCTCTTAATTATTTAAAGAAAATGGGAGTCACAACTATCTCTAAAAATGATGGCGGTCCAGCTACTTCAATTGGAGGGCTTACTAATGGCATAACCGTAGAAGAAAACGTAAATGCCTATGCAACCTTTGCAAATGGCGGAAAGTTTATCGATGCTTATCTCATTGAAAAAATTGAAACAAAATCAGGCGAAGTCATTTATCAGCACAAATCAAAAGCAGTTGATGTATTTACACCTCAGACTTCCTACTTAACAATCGATATGATGCGCGATGTTATTAAACAAGGAACGGGTACAGCCGCTAAGAACTATCTCTCATTCAGTGCAGACTGGGCAGGAAAAACAGGAACAAGCCAGGAGTATAAAGATATATGGTTTGTCGGAACGAATCCAAATGTCTCGTTTGGAACGTGGATGGGATACGACACCCCTAAATCAGTTGAAAAAGATTATAAAGGCATGTCCTACAGCCGCAGAAACATTCTTTTATGGTCAAAGCTGATGAATGCAGCCCATGAAGTTAATCCGGGCCTTATTGCACCGAAAGAAACATTTAAAATGCCAGCCGGAATTGTTCAGAAATCATATTGCGCACTGTCCGGGGATCTGCCTTCTGCCATGTGCCAGCAGGCTGGACTTGTTGCTACAGACCTCTTTAATGCGAAGTTTGTTCCGACAAAAACAGATGACAGCTTAACATCAGGAAAGTATGTTTATGTAAAAGACAGAGCATACCAGGTACCCCCTTCTGCTCCTTCTGAATTTGTTCAGCAAGGTGTGATGTTAAAAAAAGAAATTCTGCAAAAGCATAATTTAAGCAGCTTCAGCGATTTAAAAGAACTGCTGCCAAACAAAACAAACTGGGGCAATATCGTTGTAACGGATGGAAATCAGATCCGAGACAACGGATCAGCTCCATCACAAGTATCCGGAGTAAGAATCAGCGGCGGTCGCCTGAGCTGGAACACGAACGGTGATTCAGATGTAATAGGATACCGCGTTTATGCTGCCGGTAACTTTTCTAAGAATTTCAGAAAAGTTGCAAGCATCCCAGCTTCGAAAAATCTGTCAGCTTCAATTGGAGGTTCACCTGCTGCCTACTATGTAGCAGCAGTTGACGTAGCAGGAAAAGAATCACCTGCTTCTGCAACCGTAACAAGCGGATCCTATCAAGCTCAGAAGCCGGCAACAAAGCCTGCTGATCCTAAGCCCAAAGATCCGAAACCAGCTGTACAAAAACCCGCGGATCCAATGCCTCCGGAAAAACCTGCAGATACCGGAGAGCAGACTCCTCCAGAAGAAAAACCGAATGGCTGA
- a CDS encoding acetoin utilization protein AcuC: MKENIFIYSPLFQQYKFSQDHPFNQLRVELTYDLLKKMNALTDDELAAPRIATDEELALVHDQKYIYAVKKAGSGELDPKEALNYGIGTEDTPIFKNMHEASALLVGGTLTAVEHVMEGKAKRALNLGGGLHHGFRGKASGFCIYNDSSVAIKYIQEKYHAKVLYIDTDAHHGDGVQWTFYDDPSVCTLSIHETGRYLFPGTGNVTERGTGQGYGYSFNIPLDAFTEDESWIDAYRQSIREIAAFFKPDVILTQNGADAHFYDPLTHFATTTAIFKEIPKIAQEIADQYCGGKWIAVGGGGYDIWRVVPRAWAMIWLQMKQQTVNGPLPEEWIKRWQPEAPVTLPSIWEDSKDQYKAIPRKLEIEEKNAQTVEKALFPLRQNQGKDRKTLS; the protein is encoded by the coding sequence ATGAAAGAAAATATTTTCATCTATTCTCCTCTTTTTCAGCAATATAAGTTCAGCCAGGATCACCCGTTCAATCAGCTGCGGGTGGAATTAACATATGACCTTCTGAAAAAGATGAATGCATTGACAGATGATGAACTGGCAGCACCAAGAATAGCGACGGATGAAGAACTTGCTCTTGTTCACGATCAAAAGTACATTTATGCTGTCAAAAAAGCAGGTTCGGGAGAATTAGATCCAAAAGAAGCGCTTAATTATGGAATCGGGACTGAGGATACACCTATTTTCAAGAACATGCACGAAGCAAGCGCCCTGCTCGTTGGAGGTACTTTGACCGCAGTTGAACACGTAATGGAAGGCAAAGCTAAACGGGCTCTGAATCTCGGAGGCGGCCTTCATCACGGCTTCCGCGGAAAAGCTTCAGGCTTCTGCATTTACAATGACAGTTCCGTCGCGATCAAATATATACAGGAAAAATATCACGCAAAAGTGTTATACATTGATACAGATGCTCATCATGGCGATGGGGTCCAATGGACATTTTATGATGATCCAAGTGTCTGCACATTATCCATTCATGAAACGGGCCGCTATTTATTTCCTGGGACAGGCAATGTTACCGAACGGGGTACAGGACAGGGCTATGGCTACTCTTTTAACATTCCGCTTGATGCATTTACAGAAGATGAATCATGGATTGATGCCTACAGACAATCTATAAGAGAAATTGCCGCTTTCTTCAAGCCTGATGTCATTCTTACACAGAATGGAGCAGATGCGCATTTCTACGATCCTTTAACCCATTTTGCAACAACAACTGCCATTTTTAAGGAAATACCAAAAATAGCTCAGGAAATTGCGGATCAATATTGCGGCGGGAAATGGATTGCGGTTGGAGGCGGAGGCTATGATATTTGGAGAGTCGTCCCCCGGGCTTGGGCTATGATCTGGCTGCAGATGAAACAGCAGACTGTAAACGGACCTCTTCCTGAGGAATGGATCAAACGCTGGCAGCCAGAAGCACCTGTTACCCTTCCCTCTATATGGGAAGACAGCAAAGATCAATATAAAGCCATTCCAAGAAAGCTTGAAATAGAAGAAAAAAACGCACAAACTGTGGAGAAAGCTCTATTTCCACTCCGTCAAAATCAAGGAAAAGACAGAAAGACACTTTCATGA